The genomic interval TGACCCGACCAAGCTTCATAATTCTGCAAAATCTTCATAATCACTCTCATAAAAGCTTTTCCCCcattagaaaatataacaatatcatCCGCATATAATAAGTGAGATACCACAGGGGAATTCCTTGGATGAAAGAAATGTTGAATTTTCCCCATTGCAACATGAGATTTTATCAGCAGTGAAAGGATCTCttccacaataataaataagtatggAGAGAGAGGATCACCTTGTTGTAGCTCACGACCACCCTTGAAGAAACCCTTTGGAATGCTATTGAGAACAATAGAGATCCACGGAGTAGAGATACACTGACTTATTAGATCATAGATTGAAGTAGAAAACCCAAAGGAAGCCAGTACATGAAGAAGAAAGCCCCAATCAATACTATCATACGCCTTTGTCATATGAATTTTAAGCACAACATTCCCCCCACGAGTTGATTTATTAAGCCCATCAATCAACTCTTGAGTCAGGCTAATATTCTCATAAATGTTGCGCCCTAGAATAAAGGCACCCTGTTCGGGAGAAATAATATGAGCAAGCAAGGGTGAGAGACGATTTACAAGGATTTTTTAACATACCttataaataattgatcaaaGACTAATTGGCCAGAATTTGTCAAAGCTCCCCGGATTCTCAACTTTTGGAATAAGCACCAAATAGGAAGCAATGTAAAACCGAGGTAGAACACCCCCTCTAAAAAACTCAGCCACAGCATCCGTCACATCATTGCTGACAAAGTGCCAGCAGCTTCGAAAGAACCCCGAGTTGAAGCCATCCTGCCCCGAACAGCTATCCTCAGGGATAGAACAAAGCGCATCATAGACCTCTTGCTGCAACGGAATACGACACAATCCATGATTTTCCTCATCGGTAATAACAGGATCAACCAAACCAGCTAAGGCTGGGAGAATTGTGCGCGGACGAGCTTCCAAGAAATTGGCAAAATAATCGATTGCACCCACATGGATCGCTCGGGAGAAGTAAGCAGAGTCTCATCCCTAAGCCTCATCTTCTTAATTAAAAACCTATTCTTCCTACTCACAGCGCAAAAAAACCCAGCATGCGCCTCACCTTTTTGCAATCACGTCTCCTTCGCATGTTGGGCTAGGCGTGTCTCTTCCCGATCCATCCAAACCGTTAACTCCAATTGTGAAGCCAATAAATCCGACTCCAAGTCTAGCGAAAAAAATTCTTGCAAACTATTTTCTAACCCCTGGACTCGTGCTTCTAGTTCAGCAATATGAGCTTGTGTCTTCCCAAACACCTGCTTATTCCAGACCTTCAGGGaaacttttaaatgtttgaGCTTGCTAGCCAATCTGAGAAGAGCCAAGCCATTGGCCTCCTCCATCCAAACCCGAGAAACAAGATCCATAAAGCTTTCATGTGAaatccacatttgttgaaatttaa from Juglans microcarpa x Juglans regia isolate MS1-56 chromosome 4S, Jm3101_v1.0, whole genome shotgun sequence carries:
- the LOC121262712 gene encoding uncharacterized protein LOC121262712, with amino-acid sequence MWISHESFMDLVSRVWMEEANGLALLRLASKLKHLKVSLKVWNKQVFGKTQAHIAELEARVQGLENTRPRTILPALAGLVDPVITDEENHGLCRIPLQQEVYDALCSIPEDSCSGQDGFNSGFFRSCWHFVSNDVTDAVAEFFRGGVLPRFYIASYLVLIPKVENPGSFDKFWPISL